The window GGATGTACGAAACTCAAGGCAAGTTCCCTGAAGCGCTCGGCCAGTACGAAAAGGCCCTCAAAGCCAAGCCGAACGATCTGGCTTCGCTGGTGAGCATCGCCCGCTTGCACGATCGCCAGGGAAATTTCCCGAAGGCCATCGAAGCCTATAACAAGGCCGCTGCGGCTCATCCGACCAGCGCGCTCGTGCAGAACGACATCGGCCTGTGCTACGCTCGCAACAAAGACAACAAGCAAGCGGCCACCGCGCTGCTGCACGCCTGCAATCTCGCGCCGAAGAATCCCAAGTATCGCAACAACCTGGCCACGATCCTGGTGGAAAACGGCCAAACCGAAGAAGCGTTGCGTCACCTGCAAGCTCTCAATTCGCCCGGCCGCGCGCACTACAACCTGGCCTTCATGTTGACCGCTCGCGGCAAGCAAGCCGAAGCGGCGCAGCAGCTGCAACTCGCGCTGCAAGCCGAACCTCAGCTGGGTGAAGCTCGCGAGCTCCTCGCACAAGTGACCGGCCAGCAACGGCAAATGCAGCAACCGCAATATCCACAGATGGCTGCCGTGCCGCAACACGGCCCGGTGTCGACGTTCCAAGCCAGCCCGCCGCAACGTACCAACGTGCCGCAGGGCAATGTGTTCCAACCGGTTTCGCAAACGTCGACGGGCCCGGTAGAAATCGTCTTTCCAACGGCACCAGCCAATGGTCAGCAGCCGGCCGCGCCACAAGTAACCATTCCGGCGAGCACAGAAGAGACGACCTTCAAGATCGGCGACGATGAATCGCCGCAGTTGCTGCCGCCCGTTCGCGAATAGTTGGCAGCACTTAGAAGAGTTGCGGACCGAATGTCGATCCGGTGCGGAAGTACGATTCTTCGAGAGTCATGCCCGGTTGCGGGTCGGTGATCCGCGCCGGCCCAAACACGGGACCATTCGATGTTGGCAGTTGCACGCTGACCACATCTTCGTCGATCGGGCCCAGAAAAACGGTGCCGTTGTCGTACACGCCTTGCGGCGCGAGATAATTCAGCCCGGGTAGATTGGCCAATCGATTGAGATCGCTCATGCCGATCCAAGCCCTGCCGCCGCCATACTTCACCGAAGACCAGGTGACTTCGACGCCGCGCCGGATCAACCGGTCGATTACTTGGCCCATGCCAGGCTTATAGCTGAGCGCCACTTCGACTCGCCCTTGGGCATCGACGCGCCGCCTGACCGAGTCGCCAGGCACTCGAAATTCCAACGCTTGACCCGGCTGCGCTTCGCCGCGATCGAGTAGCTCTTGGTAGTAATTCAGAATAGGCAAAACTTCGAGCACGCGCGTGGTCATCGCAGGATCGCTGCGCCAATCGGCGGGAATATTGTCGACATCTTGATCAGTGCCTAGATCAATTGTCAGTTTGCCCGCCACGGCCAATCGGCCGATCTCGAAGGAGTTTTTCGAGCGGTAGGGCACTTCGATGTAGCTGTCGTCACCAGCGCCCATCTGCACGTGGGCATCGCCGCTCACTTTGGCATAGGGCGAGACTTGGTCGTCGCCATCGCCGGTATCGATGAAGAGATCGCCGCGCACCGGAAGCGGCCGGAGGGGAATTTCTTGTATAGAAAAACCGACCGCCACAGATGATTCTTCGTTACCTAAGAGCACGATCTCGTCGTTGCCCCCACCGGTGCGGATCGACAGCCCAGCCTTCAGGCCTCCCTCGACCCTCACGACGTCGTCTCCATCACCGAGGTCGATGTCGATGGCCGTGTAATCGTCGAAGTAGTAAACCCTGTTATTATCGATGCCTGCCCTGACCTGCAGGGTTGTCGGCATCGCTCCTAGGGAGTTGATGAAATAATTCACGGAGCTACCGTAGATCGAAACCCAGTGATTCCCGGATCCGCCGCGAATGGTGATCACGCCGTTGATGTTCTCAACCGTGGCGTCTGCATAGGGGAACTGGACAGCGGCAGCGGTTGCCACGACCTCCTCTGCAGCGGCATCGACACGGCCCACGCGCTCGGGGCCGATGTCCTGAGGCAGCAGGCAATCGGCCAGAGTGGCCATCTGCTCGCGGCGTTCCAGTTGTTCTAAATGGCAACGAACAGTTTGCCGGGGTAACATCACGCGACTCGGGAGAAGAGGCTGCGAGGCGAAAATTTCACAGGAGCATCCGGACAGTATTGTAATCTTGCAGTGCGACGCCTCAAGCAATTTGAATGACGCCCTACCACGATTCAGCGAAAAATCACGCCGAAAAATCATTGACGAGTTAGTTCCTGAGGCGGGATTGCGGCAGCGCTGCCCGTAACCGCGCGTCATCGGGTATGATGAGTGGACCCCTTTACCACTCTGGTATTCGCATCCGTGAGTCCGAATCCGTGAGTTCCGCGGCCCAGCCCGATCCTCGCCTGGCCATTAGCCCCGCCGACGTCACACTCGACGCGCCGTCGGACCCTAGTTCCGTCAGCCAACTGGTTTGCCGCCTGCACCTGCGCGATGGCAATAGCACGGCCGTTCGCAGCGAAGTTTCGCACCTGCTCCGCTCGCGGCTGCGGTCGGCTTCGCTCATTATTTTTGCCGGGTTAGGACTCTTTTTGGTCTGGCACATTTTCTCGCTTGATCGGTTCGATCGGGCGATCTACGTGCTGAACTTTGCAGCGCACGTCGCCGCGACCTTCGTCATCGGAGGTATCGCTTATTTGCTCTGCTCGCACCGCGACTACTCGCTGTCGGAACTGCGCTGGATCGAGATCCTGACGTTCTTCGTGCCGGCGTGCTTCTTCATGACGTTGCATTACAGCAAGACGACGTACTTGATCGAGAGCTACGGCCAGCATCCCGATGTGGCGGCCGCCTGGCTGTTGCCGATCTATATCTACGCGCTATTCATTCCCAATACGTGGCAGCGAGCCACGGTGTTCATCGGCATCCTAGCAGCCATTCCTGTCGCCCTGATTCTGCTCAGCGCAGCGACTCATCCGCTGAGCGCCGAGCTTCTCGTCGAGCAGTGGGACGTGATCGTCACGACCGTGTTAGTGATGTTCATCGCCGCGACGAGTGCGATTTGGGGTGTGCATACGATCAACACGCTCCGCACCGAGGTCTACCAAGCCAAGCAACTGGGGCAGTATCAACTGAAACAACTGATCGGCAGCGGCGGCATGGGCGAGGTTTATCTCGCCGAGCATCAGCTGATGAAACGGCCGTGCGCAATCAAAGTCATTCGCCCCGAGAAGGCCGGCGATCCCAAAGTCCTCGCCCGGTTCGAGCGCGAAGTGCAAGCCACCGCGCGACTGTCGCACTGGAACACGGTCGACATCTTCGACTACGGCCGGGCCGACGACGGCACGTTTTATTATGTGATGGAATACCTACCCGGCATGAACTTAAGCGAGTTGGTGCGGAAGTACGGTCCGCTACCGGCTGGTCGCGCGATATACCTCGTGCGACAAGCCTGCGATGCGTTGCAGGAAGCGCATGATTTGGGGCTGGTACATCGCGATATCAAACCGGCGAACATCTTTGCCGCCTCGCGCGGCGGTGTGTGCGATGTAGTGAAGCTGCTCGACTTCGGCTTGGCCAAACCATTGACCGAGATCGACACGGCGCATCTCACAGCCGAAGGAACGATCACCGGTTCGCCGTTGTTCATGTCGCCGGAACAAGCGACCGGCGATGTCGAGCCCGATTCGCGCAGCGATGTCTACTCGCTGGGCGCGGTGCTGTTTTATCTCATCACCGGCAAGCCGCCGTTTGAAGACGACAAGCCCTTGAAGATCATGATCAAGCACGCGCACGATGCGCCGCCGCGGCCTACCGAGCTGCGGCCCGATCTCCCTGTCGATCTGGAAAATGTAGTACTGAAGTGCCTGGAAAAGGCCTCGCATCGTCGTTATCAATCGGCCACCGAGTTGGCCGAGGCGCTGGAACAGTGTCTCGACGCAGCGAACTGGACGCGCGAAAGCGCCCGCCACTGGTGGCAAGGAATCGGCCAGCCGTTTGATGTGCCCGAGTTGAATCCCCGGGCGATGGCAGGTTGATTTTTCTCTAAAGAGCACATGACTACTATTCTGCTCGTGATCGCGTTTCTGATCGCTTCCCATTTCATTCAGTGGGTGGCGTGGGGCATTTGCCTGGCTATCGGTTTGAAGTGGGCCCGCACGGCGGAGATCAGCGGCGCAAAGATCGCCCGCGTCACAGTCGTGACCCACGTTATCCAAAACACGATGCTCGCCGTGATGGGGCTGATGGCTTACTTCGGCGGGCAGTGGCCGCCGGCGCTCCTCGTGATTCCGGTCGCCACCATCGCCATCGCCATGCCCTTCGTCCCGATCTGGCTGGTCTATCGCACGTTTCAGCTGCCAGTCTGGCGCTCGATTCAAGCGCTCATTCCCACGCTGCTCGTGCTCGCCCTCGGCTATTCGATTGCGGCTGGCTTGATGAAACCGTTCTTGTGGGAAGGATACCCTGTCACTGACAACTCGATGGCGTCGACGCTACGCAGCAAGCATTGGCGCGGAACCTGCCCGGAGTGCGGCAAAGTCACGATCGGCACACCGGTCGATCCTGTCTTCGACGGCGTGGCTGGATCGGTTTCCCGGGCGCTCATGATTTGCGAGCACAACTTTCATACTTCCAGCCGAGAAACGAGTGCCCACACGCCGACCTATGGCCCCGACCATGTCGCGGTGGCGAAGTACAAAACGCCCCAGCGCTGGGATCTGATTGCCTATCGCTCGCCCTCCGATCCCGAGCAGGTGAATTTCAAACGCCTCATCGGATTGCCTGGCGAAACAATCGTGATCAAAGGTGGCGCGATCTGGGCCAATGACAAACAACTCACGCCACCGGACGAACTAAAGCACTTGGTCTATCTCGACCACGATCCCAATTGGCCGCACGACTTCTGGGGATCCGCAGATCGGCCCGCGGTCCTCGGCGCCGATGAGTTCTTCGTCCTCGGCGATTTCTCCAAAAATTCGCACGACTCGCGAATGTGGCACGAACAGCATGGCAAGCATCCCGCCTACGCCTTGCCGCGAGAAAACATCATCGGCGTCGCCGTGCTCATCTACTGGCCACCGCCGCGCTGGCGAGAGCTGTAAGACTCCTGCGCGAGTCACTCGCCACTTTGATACAACTCGACCGACCTGCCGTCAGGATCCTTTACCACAAGACGTCTTCCCCATTCTGTTTGCTTCGGCTGCTTCAACGGAACTGACTGAAGACGCTGCAAGCGTTCGCTGATGTCATCCAAATCGTCGACGACAAACCCTAAGCGAGTTGTGGCATCGGCTTCTCCTGAGGCGAGCGGATAGATTTCGAACACCGCGTCGCCAAGCTTCCCCGCGAAGTGCAGCGGGCCGTCGCCGTGCTTCTCCTCCACGAACTCGATGCCGAGGTTCTCGTAAAAATCTTTCAGTCGTTCGAGTTGTCTGGTCTTCAGCACCAGCAACGAAAGCATGACCGCCATCGGCTAATCCCCAATGATCTTCACCAGCACCCGCTTCGCCCGATCGCCGTCGAACTCGTAATAGAAAATGTGCTCCCACGGACCAAGGTGCAGCTTCCCTTTGGTAATCGCGACCACCACTTCCCGCCCCATGATCTGCCGCTTGTGATGCGCGTCGGCGTTGTCTTCGCCGGTCCGGTTATGCAGGTAGCCACCTTTGGCAGGATCGCCGCCCGCATTGAACGGCGCTAGCTGTTCCAGCCAACGCTCGTAGTCAGCATGCAACCCTTGTTCGTTGTCATTGATAAACACGCTGGCCGTGATGTGCATGGCGTTGATCAGCACCAGCCCTTCTTGCACGCCGCTTTCGTCGACGTAGCGTTCGATCTCGCGCTGCAGCGATACGATGCCGCGCCGGCCTGGCACGTTCATCCAGAGTTCTTTGGTGAATGCGAGCATTTGTCTTTCCTCGATCCGTGTTACGGGCAGGCCATATTCTACTGAATGCCCGCGCGCTCCTTCGTTGCCTGGCGCGATTCCGTAGGTGATAATCGCGACTCGGATTTTCGCTTGTGAAAACCACCTCTCCAGGATCTTGCGATGCGTTGGTTCGTTCTGGCTCTCTTTGTCGCTCTGCCGATGCCCCTGATCGCCGAGGACTTTATTCCGCGCCGGCAAGATAAGCTGCCCGGTCCCGCCGTCACGCCGGCCGAAGCCGCGAAGAAGATGACCGTGCCGGAGGGGTTTAGCGTTGAGGTTGTGGCGAGCGAGCCGGATATCGTGAATCCAGTCGGCATGGCCATCGATGAGCGCGGCCGGTTTTGGATTACCGAGAGCTTTGAATATCCTCGCCGCGAGCTGGGTCCGGGTCGCGATCGTGTGAAGGTGCTCGAAGACACCGATGGCGACGGCAAGTGCGACAAGTTCACCGTGTTCGCCGAGGGGCTGAACATTCCCAGCGGCATCGCGGTTGGACACGGCGGTGTGTGGGTCGCGAATGCGCCGGACATTCTCTTTCTGCAAGATACCGACGGCGACGGAAAAGCCGACAAGCAAGAAGTGATCGTCACCGGCTTTGGCCGCGACGATACGCACGAACTGCCGAACTCGCTGACCTGGGGCCCGGACGGTTATCTATACGGCCTTAACGGCGTGTTCAATTACTCGCACATCAAATATCCGAAGGGCTCGCCGCACTACGACGAGAAGCATCCCGGCTGGAAGTTCACCTGCGCGCTGTTTCGTATTCATCCCGTTACGAAAAAGTTCGACGTCTTCTGCGAGGGAACGAGCAACCCGTGGGGCGTGGCCTTCGACAACGACGGCAGTGCGTTCATCAGCGCGTGCGTGATCGATCACCTGTGGCATCTCACGCGCACCGGTTACTACAACCGCCAGGGCGGCCCATATCCGCCGTTCACTTGGAAGATCGAGAGCATCGTCAAGCACAAGCATCAAGCAGCCGCGTATTGCGGCATTCATTATTTCGACAGCGACAGCTACCCGGAGCAATACCGTGAAAAGCTCTACATGGGCAACATCCACGGCGGCTGCATCAACGTCGACAAGCTGAAACGGGACGGCAGCAGCTACTTCGCGACCGGCGAAAACGATTTCCTCACGGCCAACGACGTCTGGTTCATGCCCGTCGTGCAAAAGACGGGCCCCGATGGCTCGCTCTACATTCTCGATTGGTACGACCGGTATCACTGCTACCAGGATGCGAACCGCGACCCGAAAGGAATCGATCGACTTAACGGCCGGTTGTATCGCGTGCGGTACAAAGACACGCCACACAGCAAGCCGTTCGATCTGGCGAAGCTGAAAGACGCGGAGTTGATTGAACTGCTGTCGAAGAATAACGACTACATGCGTTCGACAGCGCAGCGATTGTTGACCGAGCGATTGGCGCAGCTGGAACCGACGGTTCGGCCGGCTGCGACGCCGAAGACGGACGACGTGCCGCTCATCAAGCCGGCCGCGGAGTTGCCGGAACTGCTCCTCAAGCTGCAGCAACTGGCGCTCAACGAAGAGGCTCCGCGAAAAGCTCGCATGCATGCGCTCTTTACGGCGCTCTCACTCAAAAACCAAGACAATGCGTTTCTGAATACGCTGCTCGGTCACAAAGATCCGGTTCTGCGCTCCTGGGCCGTTCGCACTGTTGGCAACTTCGATGCGAACGCCGACGTGTGGACCAAAACCCGCTCGCTGGCTACCGATGTCTCGGCAGACGTGCAGTTGCAGGTCGCGATCGCGGCCGGCACGAATGTGAACGAGAAGTCGATTGCCACGCTGCTGCAGGTGCTAGAAAACTGCGGCGATGACAAACTCATTCCGCAGATCGTGTGGCAGAATTTGCATCCGCTGCTCGAAAATCAAAACGTTTCGTTTGCCTTGGCTTATCAGCAGCCAAATGTGGCCTCGTCGAAGAACGTGACGGCACTTCTGCCGCGCATCATCGATCGAGTACTAGCCAGCAAAGAGCCCGGGCTGCAAGCGCTCCTGCCCAACCTGCTGGTCACGATTTTGGAAAAAGACACTCCCGGGAATGTCGCAGCTGCCAAAGCAACGCTGCAGATTTTCATTCAACGGATTCAGTCTCGTGAGATTCAGGGTGAGCAACTAGCAAACTTGCGCAAGGTACTCGAACCAAAACTGGAAGATGCCGTCTTGCGAACGAGCCATCGACTTCATTCGGAAGCAGTTGTTGTCGCTGCTTCCTGGGGAGATGAGTTCGCTCTCAAGCGGCTTTACGATCGGGCTCGTAACGATGCCGAGGACGAGGCCGGCCGAGAGCAAGCCGTCAACGTGCTGGCGGCCGCGGGCGACAAGCGGTTGTTGCAGCTTGCCAACGTTTCGCTGGAGGTTTCGCCGAAGGCTTCCGATCGAGTTCCCAGCGCCATTCTCGCCGGATTGGCCAAGCTTGATTCGGACGAGGTCGCCGCGACGGTGATCGACAAATATCCGAACTTGCGCGAGAGCGTACGTCCGCGCGCGATCGAACTGCTCACGCAGCGAGCCAGTTGGGGCAAGGAACTTCTCAAAGCAGTCGGCGACAAGAAGATTCCAGCGAACATGATCAACGTCAACCAGGCCCAGAAGCTCAATTCGCTCGGCGATAAAGATCTCGCCGCGCTCCTCGTGAAGAACTGGGGCACCGTCCGCACAGGTCGTGATCCAGGCCGCCAAAAAGTGATCGATGAAATGCGTACACTGCTCGAGAAGACGCCCGGTGATCCGGAACGCGGCCAACTGGTGTTCAACAAGGTCTGTGGCCAGTGTCACAAACTGCACGGCAACGGCCAGGAAGTCGGGCCGGATATCACCCTCAACGGCCGGTCGAATTTCGATCAACTCCTCTCCAATGTCTTTGATCCGAGCCTCGTCATCGGCGCTTCGTACCAAGCGCGAACGGTGCTGACGACGGACGGCCGCGTGATCACCGGTCTACTCGCCGAAGATACGCCGCAGCGGATCGTGCTGAAGGTGCAAGGTGGCAAGCTCGAGACCATCGCCCGCGGCGACATCGAAGAGCTAAAGGTGAGCGAGCTCTCGCTCATGCCGGAGCAACTCGAGAAGCAACTCAAGCCAGAAGAGCTGGCCGATTTGTTCTCGCTGATCACGCTCGACAAGCCCCATACCGATCCGGCCGCCAAGCGGATTCCGGGGGCTCCTTCGCCCAAGAAATAGGGCCGCAAACCGTGCCGGGCGGACTCTTTTCGGCGAGTTCGCACTGGTTTGCCAAGTTTTATTGACACTGCCGCGCGCCAGCGACTACCTTATGACTAGGGGCATGAGTGCGCGCAAGCAACGATTGTGGCAACTCTTCCGGCGGTCTCATCTGTTCGCCGGACAGACGTTGCATTGAGGACGCAATCACCTTTCTCTTGCGTGGCCTCGCTTTTTCAGGAACAGAATCATGCAGGTTTTTCCCAGGCTGTCGTTACACAGTGTGGCGCTCTTTGTCGCCGGACTTGCCGGCGCGTTTTGTTCGCTCTCTTTCCTCGCGATCGCGCAGCAGCCCGATGCCGCCGCGGGCAAGGCCCTAATCAAGTCAGCCGAGCGCGATAGCAATAACTTCTTGGTCTTGCCGCTCCCCAAACCGGGCATTGTTGACGGCAAGCAGGAAACTCCGAGTCAGTTTGAATTGCGGAAGCAAAGGTTTCGCAATGAAGTGATCAAAAACCTCCGCAACGAGTTGCCGCTCGGCCAGGCCGAGCAGCTAATGGTGGACAACTACTTCAACGGTTTTGAGTTTCGCATCTTCACGCAAACCAACCCGGAAGATCTCGAACTACTCCCCAAGCGGCGGTTCGAACTTTTCAAACTCTACATCCTTCAGGTGAAGAACGGCGAGAACCATCAACATCTGATTGACGTGACGTTGGCCATGATGCAGCAAATCGTGATGGACGAGTTCCATCCGATCGTGCGTTACAACGCGATGCTGATCATCGGTGAATTGAACGAACAAGAAGTGCTGCGCGTGGGAGCGACACCGCTGCCGCAAGAACCTTACGCAGCCGCGCTGCCGTTCATGCTGGAACGGATCGAAGATAAGAACACCCCCGACTCGATCCGCGTGGCCGCGCTGATTGGGCTCGTGCGTCATCTCGAATGGGAGCCCTTCCGCTCGCCGTCGAAGGCGATTCCGCCCGGCACGCGCACGGCCATGATCAACTCGCTGGTGAAGCTCGCCGAAATGAAAGATCCGCCCGGCAAACGCACAGCCGAAGGTCAGCAATGGCTTCGCCGCCGCGCGATCGAATGCCTGGGCCTGGCCGGCGCTGTGACCGCGACGCCGCAAATCATCACGCCGGTGGAAAAGATTCTCAAGGACCACAACGAGCCGTTGCAACTTCGCTGCATCGCCGCGAAAGCCCTCGGCACGATGAATATTCCGCAGGGACAAAACCTGGACGTTCCCGCTCTCACTCGCACCCTCGGCAACCTGGCCGCGGCCACCGTGAAGACCGAGTTCGAGCGCCTCGAAAACATCGATAAGAAAGCCGAAGAACACCACGCGATTTACGCCGGTGTGGCCGGCGCTCCTGGTGCTGCTCCTGGCATGCCACCCGGCATGCCCCCGGGAATGATGCGTCCGCCGGGTTTCGGTGGCGGTGAAGGCATGGGTGGTGCTGCTGGCGGTCTGGCCGGTCAGTTCGAAGACCCCAAGGAGTATCGCCTCGATCCAGTGCGCAAGCGGATCCGTTATCAGCTGTACTGCGTGCAGACCGCGCTCGGTTATCCGCTCGACAAGGCGACCGGTACGCCGTCGGCTAAACGCCGCGGCGCGCAACGAATTGCCGCCAATCCGGCTGACAAGAAAGCTGCCGAAGACGTCCTTACCGCGGTCAACAAGTTGGTCGAAGCTATCGAAAAGAACAAGACCGACCTGACCGATCTCAAGACGCAGCTGAAGAATGACGCCAAGGTGTTGGAAAGCGTCGTTGCCAAAGCCATGCCTGCCCCAGCTGCGGCCGAACCGGCTGCTGATCCTGCCAAACCAGGAGCACCTGCCAAGCCCGGCGCACCGGCCAAGCCAGCCGCCGGCGACGACGATCTGCTCGGCGGAGCAGCGGCCACGCCGAAGAAATAACCTCGCTCCCGCGAGTTCACACCGTTCAGCCTCTCCGGAACCCCGGTCAACTTTGACCGGGGTTTTCTTTTTTAGTCATCATCGTCGGCCTCGCGCCTGGTTTCGCCGTTCTCCAGTTTCAGGCGAATTGCTTTCAGGCCGGCGGCAGCGCTGATCTTTTCGACGAGCGGCTGTGAGTGCGTGCAGACCAGCACCTGAGAAGCGCGCGAGGCATCGACAATGAGCGTGGCTAATGCGGGAATCAAATCGGGATGCAGGCTTGCCTCCGGTTCATTCAGCGCGATGAGCGCCGGCGGCTGCGGACTAAGGAGCGCTGCTGCCAGGCAGAGAAATTTCAGCGTGCCATCGGAGAGTTCGCCAGCCAGAAGTGGTCGCGTGCAACCGGCTGTTTCCAAAGCGACACACAGTTCTGCCAAGCGCGGCGACTTCATGCCGAGTTCCACCGTTACGCTATCGAGGATCTCGAGCTTTCGCCCCGGAAACGCCAGTTCGACCGCGGCGTGCAATCGCTCAGCCTGGCCGCCGTGACCTTCTTGGATCGTTTGCAGTGTAGCCGCCAGATCGCTGCCGTCATGGCTCCGCACAGGATTTCGGACGCTTACTTGCGGACGGCGACAGGGGGCAGCATCGTCGGTGGGAAAGTGATGATAAAACCGCCAGCGGCGAACTTCGTCGCGCACCACAAACAACTCGGGGAAGGGCTCCGGCTCGCGCAATTGCGAGAGGATCGATTCGTTCTCGGTCAACTCGTACTGATAGTCGATGCGATCTCCGTTGACGTCGCGCAGCCAGGTTCGTCCATTCAGACGCTCGAGCAACGTTGATTTTGGAGTGGCCCGCGCGCCATGCCAGACCGTCTCGGCTTTGATGTGCGGATCGAAACCAAACCTCGTCGGCGGACCAGGCACCGGATAACCGATGGCGATCTCAAAGCCGACATCCTCCGTCCGAAAGCCCAAAGATAAGCGGGGAGACCTATCGCCGATTCGTGGGCCAGCCCACACGGCCGAGACCAGTCCTCCCTCGCGGCCGAGTGCGCGGGCAAAGCCACCCTCGGCCATCTGGGCGAGGAGCCGCAATGAACGATAGAGATTCGATTTGCCCGAGCCGTTCGGGCCGGTGACGACGTTGAGCGGCCCGAGCTTCAAAAAGAAGTTCCGCAGGGACCGGTAGCCGGCGATGCGTAACTCAGTGAGAGCCATGGCGAAGATTGCTGGAAGAAAACGTGG is drawn from Anatilimnocola floriformis and contains these coding sequences:
- a CDS encoding tetratricopeptide repeat protein, with protein sequence MKVHLINVHSLRFAAVAVLACSLMTGCKSPWGWWGSGSSNSMYGSATPDVSKQKYDGLSQDFSGGGGSAYKAPGAASENAVTSTWKKSTAAVGSAFAWQSKTEKPDDPTSLDSKPKTMGPDVFIAAGRMYETQGKFPEALGQYEKALKAKPNDLASLVSIARLHDRQGNFPKAIEAYNKAAAAHPTSALVQNDIGLCYARNKDNKQAATALLHACNLAPKNPKYRNNLATILVENGQTEEALRHLQALNSPGRAHYNLAFMLTARGKQAEAAQQLQLALQAEPQLGEARELLAQVTGQQRQMQQPQYPQMAAVPQHGPVSTFQASPPQRTNVPQGNVFQPVSQTSTGPVEIVFPTAPANGQQPAAPQVTIPASTEETTFKIGDDESPQLLPPVRE
- a CDS encoding serine/threonine protein kinase, whose product is MSSAAQPDPRLAISPADVTLDAPSDPSSVSQLVCRLHLRDGNSTAVRSEVSHLLRSRLRSASLIIFAGLGLFLVWHIFSLDRFDRAIYVLNFAAHVAATFVIGGIAYLLCSHRDYSLSELRWIEILTFFVPACFFMTLHYSKTTYLIESYGQHPDVAAAWLLPIYIYALFIPNTWQRATVFIGILAAIPVALILLSAATHPLSAELLVEQWDVIVTTVLVMFIAATSAIWGVHTINTLRTEVYQAKQLGQYQLKQLIGSGGMGEVYLAEHQLMKRPCAIKVIRPEKAGDPKVLARFEREVQATARLSHWNTVDIFDYGRADDGTFYYVMEYLPGMNLSELVRKYGPLPAGRAIYLVRQACDALQEAHDLGLVHRDIKPANIFAASRGGVCDVVKLLDFGLAKPLTEIDTAHLTAEGTITGSPLFMSPEQATGDVEPDSRSDVYSLGAVLFYLITGKPPFEDDKPLKIMIKHAHDAPPRPTELRPDLPVDLENVVLKCLEKASHRRYQSATELAEALEQCLDAANWTRESARHWWQGIGQPFDVPELNPRAMAG
- the lepB gene encoding signal peptidase I — translated: MTTILLVIAFLIASHFIQWVAWGICLAIGLKWARTAEISGAKIARVTVVTHVIQNTMLAVMGLMAYFGGQWPPALLVIPVATIAIAMPFVPIWLVYRTFQLPVWRSIQALIPTLLVLALGYSIAAGLMKPFLWEGYPVTDNSMASTLRSKHWRGTCPECGKVTIGTPVDPVFDGVAGSVSRALMICEHNFHTSSRETSAHTPTYGPDHVAVAKYKTPQRWDLIAYRSPSDPEQVNFKRLIGLPGETIVIKGGAIWANDKQLTPPDELKHLVYLDHDPNWPHDFWGSADRPAVLGADEFFVLGDFSKNSHDSRMWHEQHGKHPAYALPRENIIGVAVLIYWPPPRWREL
- a CDS encoding VOC family protein, which codes for MAVMLSLLVLKTRQLERLKDFYENLGIEFVEEKHGDGPLHFAGKLGDAVFEIYPLASGEADATTRLGFVVDDLDDISERLQRLQSVPLKQPKQTEWGRRLVVKDPDGRSVELYQSGE
- a CDS encoding secondary thiamine-phosphate synthase enzyme YjbQ gives rise to the protein MLAFTKELWMNVPGRRGIVSLQREIERYVDESGVQEGLVLINAMHITASVFINDNEQGLHADYERWLEQLAPFNAGGDPAKGGYLHNRTGEDNADAHHKRQIMGREVVVAITKGKLHLGPWEHIFYYEFDGDRAKRVLVKIIGD
- a CDS encoding PVC-type heme-binding CxxCH protein yields the protein MRWFVLALFVALPMPLIAEDFIPRRQDKLPGPAVTPAEAAKKMTVPEGFSVEVVASEPDIVNPVGMAIDERGRFWITESFEYPRRELGPGRDRVKVLEDTDGDGKCDKFTVFAEGLNIPSGIAVGHGGVWVANAPDILFLQDTDGDGKADKQEVIVTGFGRDDTHELPNSLTWGPDGYLYGLNGVFNYSHIKYPKGSPHYDEKHPGWKFTCALFRIHPVTKKFDVFCEGTSNPWGVAFDNDGSAFISACVIDHLWHLTRTGYYNRQGGPYPPFTWKIESIVKHKHQAAAYCGIHYFDSDSYPEQYREKLYMGNIHGGCINVDKLKRDGSSYFATGENDFLTANDVWFMPVVQKTGPDGSLYILDWYDRYHCYQDANRDPKGIDRLNGRLYRVRYKDTPHSKPFDLAKLKDAELIELLSKNNDYMRSTAQRLLTERLAQLEPTVRPAATPKTDDVPLIKPAAELPELLLKLQQLALNEEAPRKARMHALFTALSLKNQDNAFLNTLLGHKDPVLRSWAVRTVGNFDANADVWTKTRSLATDVSADVQLQVAIAAGTNVNEKSIATLLQVLENCGDDKLIPQIVWQNLHPLLENQNVSFALAYQQPNVASSKNVTALLPRIIDRVLASKEPGLQALLPNLLVTILEKDTPGNVAAAKATLQIFIQRIQSREIQGEQLANLRKVLEPKLEDAVLRTSHRLHSEAVVVAASWGDEFALKRLYDRARNDAEDEAGREQAVNVLAAAGDKRLLQLANVSLEVSPKASDRVPSAILAGLAKLDSDEVAATVIDKYPNLRESVRPRAIELLTQRASWGKELLKAVGDKKIPANMINVNQAQKLNSLGDKDLAALLVKNWGTVRTGRDPGRQKVIDEMRTLLEKTPGDPERGQLVFNKVCGQCHKLHGNGQEVGPDITLNGRSNFDQLLSNVFDPSLVIGASYQARTVLTTDGRVITGLLAEDTPQRIVLKVQGGKLETIARGDIEELKVSELSLMPEQLEKQLKPEELADLFSLITLDKPHTDPAAKRIPGAPSPKK
- a CDS encoding AAA family ATPase is translated as MALTELRIAGYRSLRNFFLKLGPLNVVTGPNGSGKSNLYRSLRLLAQMAEGGFARALGREGGLVSAVWAGPRIGDRSPRLSLGFRTEDVGFEIAIGYPVPGPPTRFGFDPHIKAETVWHGARATPKSTLLERLNGRTWLRDVNGDRIDYQYELTENESILSQLREPEPFPELFVVRDEVRRWRFYHHFPTDDAAPCRRPQVSVRNPVRSHDGSDLAATLQTIQEGHGGQAERLHAAVELAFPGRKLEILDSVTVELGMKSPRLAELCVALETAGCTRPLLAGELSDGTLKFLCLAAALLSPQPPALIALNEPEASLHPDLIPALATLIVDASRASQVLVCTHSQPLVEKISAAAGLKAIRLKLENGETRREADDDD